AAGCGCCTGACCGAGAAGGGTCGCAAGAAGGTCATGATGGCGTCGCTCGACGTCAATCGCCCGGCCGCGCAGGAACAGCTCGCCACCCTCGGCGCCCAGGCCTCGGTCGCGACCCTGCCGATCGTCCCCGGCCAGCAGCCGGTCGACATCGCCCGGCGCGCGCTCCAGGCCGCGAAGCTGCAGGGCTTCGACGTGCTGATGCTCGACACCGCCGGCCGTCTCCATGTCGATCAGGCGTTGATGGACGAGATGAAGGCGGTCGCCTCGGTTTCCGAGCCCGATGAGATCCTGCTTGTCGTCGACGCGCTGACCGGCCAGGACGCGGTCAACGTCGCCAAGAGCTTCTCCGAACAGGTGGCGCTGAGCGGCGTGGTGCTGACCCGGATGGACGGCGACGCGCGCGGCGGTGCCGCCCTGTCGATGCGCGCCGTCACCGGCAAGCCGATCAAGTTCGTCGGCACCGGCGAGAAGCTGGACGGGATCGAGCTGTTCCAGCCGAGCCGGGTCGCCGGCCGCATCCTCGGCATGGGCGACGTCGTCAGCCTCGTCGAGAAGGCCGCCGAGACGATCAAGGTCGAGGAGGCCGAGGCGCTTGCCGCGCGCATGGCCAAGGGTCTGTTCGACATGAACGACCTCAGGAACCAGCTGAACCAGATGAAGCGGATGGGCGGCCTGTCGGGCCTTGCCTCGATGCTGCCCGGCATCAAGCAGGTGAAGCAGGCGATGGCGTCCGGCGCCGCCGACGACAAGGTGCTGGTGCGCATGGACGCGATCATCGGGTCAATGACGCCCAAGGAGCGCGGCAAGCCCGAGCTTATCAACGCCAAGCGCAAGATCCGGATCGCCAAGGGCTCCGGCACCACGGTGCAGGACGTCAACAAGCTCCTGAAGATGCATCAGGAGATGGGCACCGTGATGAAGAAGATGAAAAAGATGGGCGGGCTCAAGGGCCTCGCCGGCCTGCTCGGCGGCGGCGGCGGTGGCCTGCCCCCGATGCCGGGCGGAAGCGGGCTTCCGGGCCTCCCCTCCAACCCGCAGGGGCTGCCCCCCGGCTTCCAGAATTTCCTGAAGAAACGCTGATTTTATACCGATCCGAATACCCAGAAAGGAATTACCATGTCCGTTGCAATCCGTCTCGCCCGTGGCGGCGCCAAGAAGCGTCCTTATTATCGCATCGTCGTCGCCAATTCGCGCAGCCCGCGCGATGGCGCCTTCATCGAGAAGATCGGTGCCTATAACCCGCTGCTCGCCAAGGACGATCCCAAGCGCGTCGTGCTCGATACCGAGCGCGCCAAGCACTGGCTGTCGGTGGGCGCGCAGCCGACCGACCGCGTCGCCCGCTTCCTCGACGCCGCCGGCGTCCAGGAGCGCGCCGCCCGCAACAACCCGAAGAAGGCCGAGCCGGGCGAGAAGGCCAAGGAGCGCGCCGAGGAGCGTCAGGCCAAGATCG
The sequence above is drawn from the Rhizorhabdus dicambivorans genome and encodes:
- the rpsP gene encoding 30S ribosomal protein S16, translating into MSVAIRLARGGAKKRPYYRIVVANSRSPRDGAFIEKIGAYNPLLAKDDPKRVVLDTERAKHWLSVGAQPTDRVARFLDAAGVQERAARNNPKKAEPGEKAKERAEERQAKIDAANEAAAEAAAAPAPAEEEVTAEAPAEEAAAEAPAEEAAAEEAPAAEEEAQG
- the ffh gene encoding signal recognition particle protein, with protein sequence MFESLSERLGGVFDRLRGRGALNESDVREAMREVRIALLEADVALPVVRTFVEKVTEQAVGQNVLRSVTPGQQVVKIVHDALVDTLGAEASDLELEVTPPAIVMMVGLQGSGKTTTTAKIAKRLTEKGRKKVMMASLDVNRPAAQEQLATLGAQASVATLPIVPGQQPVDIARRALQAAKLQGFDVLMLDTAGRLHVDQALMDEMKAVASVSEPDEILLVVDALTGQDAVNVAKSFSEQVALSGVVLTRMDGDARGGAALSMRAVTGKPIKFVGTGEKLDGIELFQPSRVAGRILGMGDVVSLVEKAAETIKVEEAEALAARMAKGLFDMNDLRNQLNQMKRMGGLSGLASMLPGIKQVKQAMASGAADDKVLVRMDAIIGSMTPKERGKPELINAKRKIRIAKGSGTTVQDVNKLLKMHQEMGTVMKKMKKMGGLKGLAGLLGGGGGGLPPMPGGSGLPGLPSNPQGLPPGFQNFLKKR